One window of Thermus antranikianii DSM 12462 genomic DNA carries:
- a CDS encoding transposase, with product MFNRGAHLSTRRCPVDQDTLRILLREAVRETVAEVLQTVLELDRTAFLQVHGGRRNGYYPRKLETAFGQVDLKVPRDRESRYYPAFLKPYVRRLVDVGEVAV from the coding sequence GTGTTTAATAGGGGGGCACACCTTAGCACGAGGAGGTGCCCCGTGGACCAGGATACCTTGCGAATCTTGCTGAGGGAAGCGGTGCGGGAGACGGTGGCCGAGGTTTTGCAGACGGTTCTGGAGTTGGACCGGACGGCCTTCTTGCAGGTGCACGGAGGCCGCAGGAACGGCTACTACCCCCGCAAGCTGGAGACCGCCTTTGGCCAGGTGGACCTGAAGGTCCCTAGGGATCGGGAATCTCGGTATTACCCGGCTTTCCTTAAGCCCTACGTCCGCCGCCTGGTGGACGTGGGGGAAGTGGCGGTA
- a CDS encoding CsgG/HfaB family protein has protein sequence MRKGLLSLAVLFLAACAPQVTTKVDSGLSPDNPYATYTGPRAKVVVASFSCKAEKCGPGVDSSQVGAAVLGKLFGIEVSTSRGDVGAGISDMLTTALINTNHFIVYERSVLEQLQKEAGIGNQVQQLQGAEILITGTITAFEPDASGTRGGGGGLLGGLLGAVAGGQKKAYVAVDFRAVDVRTGAVVAAFRVEGEASDTDFGGLLGALVPGAALGGALSQYQKTPMGKALAVMVSKAVEELIRRIPPSYFKYGPDGQPLPQKG, from the coding sequence ATGCGAAAGGGTCTGCTTTCTCTGGCTGTCCTTTTTCTGGCCGCATGTGCTCCTCAGGTGACGACCAAGGTAGACTCGGGACTTTCACCGGATAATCCCTATGCCACCTATACGGGTCCTAGGGCAAAGGTCGTGGTTGCCTCGTTTTCATGCAAAGCGGAGAAGTGTGGACCCGGTGTGGATTCTTCTCAGGTTGGTGCGGCTGTTTTGGGTAAGCTGTTTGGAATAGAGGTTTCAACGAGCCGAGGAGACGTGGGAGCTGGGATTTCTGATATGCTCACCACGGCGCTGATTAACACCAATCATTTTATCGTGTATGAACGGTCCGTCCTCGAGCAACTACAGAAAGAAGCAGGTATAGGCAACCAAGTTCAGCAACTTCAGGGCGCGGAAATCCTCATTACTGGAACCATCACCGCCTTTGAGCCCGATGCTAGTGGTACACGGGGTGGGGGCGGTGGACTCTTGGGGGGTCTACTAGGTGCGGTGGCGGGCGGCCAGAAGAAGGCCTATGTGGCTGTGGATTTCCGAGCGGTTGATGTCCGCACGGGGGCCGTGGTGGCCGCTTTCCGCGTGGAAGGGGAGGCTTCCGATACCGACTTTGGCGGCCTGCTTGGTGCCCTGGTACCCGGGGCCGCCCTGGGCGGGGCCCTAAGCCAGTATCAAAAGACCCCCATGGGTAAGGCCCTTGCGGTCATGGTGAGCAAAGCGGTGGAGGAGCTCATCCGGCGCATACCCCCCTCCTACTTTAAGTACGGTCCGGACGGCCAGCCCCTGCCCCAAAAGGGCTAG
- a CDS encoding GntR family transcriptional regulator codes for MQTLGFRRPNQVREAVYRHLKDLLLSGRFAPGERLSEPLLAQELGVSRTPVREALMRLAEEGLVELVPGRGARVRIFSPEEVEEVYGVRALLEGEAAREAALRATPWELADLEARLKAIDEAPPEDYPEQMRRDLEFHRALVRLSGNKTLYRLYEDLLSSLALVRSALPTLSQEETTRKEHQAILEALRRRDPEGAKRAVEAHVYRFRDLVVARLRKGGI; via the coding sequence ATGCAGACCCTAGGCTTTCGCCGGCCCAACCAGGTGCGGGAGGCCGTGTACCGGCACCTCAAGGACCTTCTCCTCTCCGGGCGGTTCGCCCCTGGGGAAAGGCTTTCCGAGCCCCTCTTGGCCCAGGAGCTCGGGGTTTCCCGCACCCCCGTGCGGGAGGCCCTCATGCGCCTTGCCGAGGAGGGCTTGGTGGAGCTGGTGCCGGGCCGGGGGGCCAGGGTGCGGATCTTCAGCCCGGAGGAGGTGGAGGAGGTCTACGGGGTGCGGGCCCTTCTAGAAGGGGAGGCGGCCCGGGAGGCGGCCCTTAGGGCCACCCCTTGGGAGCTTGCCGACCTCGAGGCCCGCCTTAAAGCCATTGACGAAGCTCCCCCTGAGGACTACCCCGAGCAGATGCGCCGGGACCTGGAGTTCCACCGGGCCTTGGTGCGGCTTTCCGGGAACAAGACCCTCTACCGCCTCTACGAGGACCTCCTTTCCAGCTTGGCCCTGGTCCGGAGCGCCCTGCCCACCCTTTCCCAGGAGGAGACCACCCGCAAGGAGCACCAGGCCATCCTCGAGGCCCTGAGGAGGCGGGACCCTGAAGGGGCCAAAAGGGCGGTGGAGGCCCACGTGTACCGGTTCCGCGACCTGGTGGTGGCCAGGCTTAGGAAAGGAGGGATATGA
- a CDS encoding proline dehydrogenase translates to MNLDLFYRQAVLSVAGNPKVEALIKTRARSLVRRYVAGETLEEALLVAERLEAQGVHAILDLLGEMVRSEEEARAFQKGILELIRAVAGRPWPKYVSLKLTQLGLDLSEALALELLREILKEAEPKGVFVRIDMEDSPRVEATLRIYKALREEGFSGVGVVLQSYLFRTEKDFWELLPYRPNLRLVKGAYREPKEVAFQDKRLIDAEFLHLGKLALKEGLYVAFATHDPRLIAEVKRYTGAMGIPKDRFEFQLLYGVRPEEQRRLAQEGYTVRAYVPYGTHWYPYLSRRIAERPENLFLVLRSLLGG, encoded by the coding sequence ATGAACCTGGATTTGTTCTATCGGCAGGCGGTGCTTTCCGTGGCCGGGAACCCCAAGGTGGAGGCCCTCATCAAGACCCGGGCCAGAAGCCTGGTGCGGCGCTATGTGGCGGGGGAGACCTTGGAGGAAGCCCTCTTGGTAGCGGAGAGACTGGAGGCCCAGGGGGTCCACGCCATCTTGGACCTCCTGGGAGAAATGGTGAGAAGCGAGGAGGAGGCCCGCGCTTTCCAGAAGGGGATCCTGGAGCTCATCCGGGCGGTGGCCGGGCGCCCCTGGCCCAAATACGTGTCCTTAAAGCTTACCCAGCTTGGGCTGGACCTCTCCGAGGCTCTGGCTTTAGAACTTCTTCGGGAAATCCTTAAGGAGGCGGAGCCCAAGGGGGTCTTCGTGCGGATAGACATGGAGGACTCTCCCCGGGTGGAGGCTACCCTGCGCATCTACAAGGCCTTGCGGGAGGAGGGCTTCAGCGGGGTGGGGGTGGTTTTGCAAAGCTACCTGTTCCGCACGGAAAAGGACTTCTGGGAGCTACTCCCTTACCGGCCCAACCTGCGCCTGGTGAAGGGAGCCTACCGGGAGCCCAAGGAGGTGGCCTTCCAGGATAAGCGCCTCATCGACGCCGAGTTTTTGCACCTGGGGAAGCTAGCCCTGAAGGAAGGGCTTTACGTGGCCTTCGCCACCCACGATCCCAGGCTCATCGCTGAGGTGAAGCGGTACACCGGGGCCATGGGCATCCCCAAGGACCGCTTTGAGTTCCAGCTCCTCTACGGGGTGCGCCCCGAGGAACAAAGGCGCCTGGCCCAGGAGGGCTACACCGTGCGGGCCTACGTGCCCTACGGCACCCACTGGTACCCCTACCTAAGCCGGCGCATCGCCGAACGACCCGAAAACCTGTTTTTGGTGCTAAGGAGCCTCCTAGGAGGCTAA